GTGTGTCTAATTTCAGAAAAGCGTCACCTGATGAGATATTGTCCTTTTCTTACAGGTTATCATTTATTGTCATTTTTTCAGATACGGCAGCTTAAAGGATATGTTTAAATAAAATTCGAGTTCACAGTTTAATGTGTACTTAATTAACGCCCTTATTTTTGTTGGGGGGCTACTGCTGCTTGTAAAGGGAGCAGACCTTTTTGTAATGTCTTCGTCCTGGATTGCTAAGAGGTTTGGGGTCTCTGAGTTTATAATCGGGCTAACTCTGGTATCGATAGGAACATCTGTGCCCGAGCTTGCCTCTTCTCTGACAGCATCATTCGAACACGCAAGTGGAATAGTTATAGGCAATGTACTCGGGTCAAACATTGCAAATATAGGACTGGTCGTGAGTACCGCTGCCCTTCTGTCCAATGTGAGTACTGAAGAGCTAATGCTTAGAAGAGACGGCTATATAATGTTATTTTCCATCTTTCTTTTTTTGCTATTTGTTCTGAACTTCAGGATTTCAAGGATCGAGGCCTTAATTTTTCTTTTGCTATACATTGTCTATCTTCTGTTCCTGCTTGACAAGGTAAAAAAACACGAAGAAGATATATACTTCAAAGAATTTATGAACTATTTTTTTAAGTTTGAGTATATTTTCGATTTAAAAGCAAGGATTGAAACAGGTATCAGAGGACGAATGGAAGAAAAAATTATTAAGAAAGCCGTAAAAGAGAGCTATGAAGAAACAGAAAGAGAAACTAAAACAGAAGAAATGATTCGGGCAGAAGATAAAACTTGCACTGAGATTCAAGCCAAAAATGAAACTGAGATTCGGGCAGAA
The Methanosarcina sp. WWM596 DNA segment above includes these coding regions:
- a CDS encoding calcium/sodium antiporter translates to MYLINALIFVGGLLLLVKGADLFVMSSSWIAKRFGVSEFIIGLTLVSIGTSVPELASSLTASFEHASGIVIGNVLGSNIANIGLVVSTAALLSNVSTEELMLRRDGYIMLFSIFLFLLFVLNFRISRIEALIFLLLYIVYLLFLLDKVKKHEEDIYFKEFMNYFFKFEYIFDLKARIETGIRGRMEEKIIKKAVKESYEETERETKTEEMIRAEDKTCTEIQAKNETEIRAEDKTCTEIQAENKTEIINETENLSEGSLLIEFLKLVTSGFAIIIGAKYFIGQSMFFAQILEVPDTLIGVSLVSIGTSLPELMVTVSAARSGYASIALGNVIGSNITNTLLILGCSGLVYPLTVTEISVYYITPFMLFISLLLLLFIRTGWRIKRFEGFILFLLYSGFMVFIFRLG